From the genome of Desulfobotulus pelophilus, one region includes:
- the lysS gene encoding lysine--tRNA ligase: MNANKSEGNQDNGGDILSQRRRKNQELKAKGVNLYPNDFRVSHGISAVRQQIEQAPELMGPEGPVFSIAGRMMAINRFGKSAFIRIKDGSGELIQAYLQAKALGESFELFKQMDVGDFIGLTGTLFTTRTGEWTLETREFRLLSKATRPLPEKYHGLKDPEKRYRKRYVDLVMNPEAREIFLRRSRMIQAVREFFIARDFLEVETPMMQPVAGGAEATPFVTHHNALNMDLYLRIAPELYLKRLVVGGFDRVFEINRNFRNEGVSTRHNPEFTMMEFYWAYATHADLMALTEELFAHVARVVTGSAVVHYQGHELNFDGEWPKIELLDALVEIGGVDKRLLDDREGLLAFAKENNISVTKTEKLGKVLTKLFDVLVEPKLIQPTFITGYPVEVSPLSRRSDTNPDLTERFEVFVAGREIGNGFSELNDPEDQRERFLMQVREREAGDSEAHMMDEDYIEALEYGMPPTAGQGIGMDRLAMLLTDAASIREVILFPHMKPVSI; the protein is encoded by the coding sequence ATGAACGCAAATAAAAGTGAAGGTAATCAGGATAATGGCGGAGATATTCTCAGCCAGAGGCGGCGAAAAAATCAGGAACTTAAAGCAAAGGGTGTGAACCTTTACCCGAATGACTTCAGGGTTTCCCATGGTATCAGCGCCGTTCGGCAGCAGATAGAACAAGCTCCGGAACTTATGGGGCCTGAAGGTCCAGTGTTTTCGATTGCAGGCCGCATGATGGCCATTAACCGTTTTGGAAAGTCTGCTTTTATACGGATAAAAGATGGCAGTGGAGAACTGATTCAGGCTTATCTTCAGGCCAAAGCACTGGGGGAATCCTTTGAGCTTTTCAAGCAGATGGATGTAGGGGATTTTATCGGCCTGACAGGAACCCTGTTTACAACCCGTACAGGAGAGTGGACTCTGGAAACGCGGGAATTCCGCCTGCTTTCCAAGGCTACAAGGCCGCTTCCTGAAAAATATCATGGACTGAAGGATCCGGAGAAACGGTACCGTAAGCGCTATGTGGATCTTGTGATGAATCCGGAAGCCAGGGAAATTTTTCTCCGCAGAAGCCGGATGATTCAGGCTGTAAGGGAGTTTTTTATTGCCCGTGATTTTTTGGAAGTGGAAACGCCCATGATGCAGCCCGTAGCTGGGGGGGCAGAAGCCACACCTTTTGTGACCCACCACAATGCACTGAATATGGATCTCTATCTCCGAATAGCTCCGGAGCTTTATCTTAAGAGGCTGGTGGTAGGCGGGTTTGACAGAGTGTTTGAAATTAACCGAAACTTCCGAAACGAGGGTGTTTCCACCCGGCATAACCCTGAGTTCACTATGATGGAATTCTACTGGGCCTATGCCACCCATGCGGATCTCATGGCGCTGACAGAGGAGCTTTTTGCCCATGTGGCCAGAGTGGTTACGGGAAGTGCGGTGGTTCATTATCAGGGCCATGAGCTGAACTTTGATGGAGAGTGGCCGAAAATTGAACTTCTAGATGCGCTGGTGGAAATAGGAGGCGTGGATAAAAGGCTTCTGGATGATCGTGAAGGACTCCTGGCTTTTGCAAAAGAAAATAATATTTCTGTCACTAAAACAGAAAAACTGGGCAAGGTTCTGACCAAGCTTTTTGATGTTCTTGTGGAGCCGAAGCTCATTCAACCTACCTTTATTACAGGTTATCCCGTAGAGGTGTCTCCCCTTTCCCGCCGATCGGATACAAACCCTGATCTGACGGAACGGTTTGAGGTCTTCGTTGCCGGGCGCGAGATTGGCAATGGCTTTTCTGAGCTGAATGATCCCGAAGACCAGCGGGAGCGTTTCCTGATGCAGGTCAGGGAACGGGAAGCTGGTGATTCCGAAGCCCATATGATGGATGAAGACTACATTGAAGCCCTGGAGTACGGTATGCCACCGACCGCTGGTCAGGGGATTGGCATGGACCGTCTGGCCATGCTGCTGACCGATGCTGCCTCCATAAGGGAAGTGATACTTTTCC